The Salvelinus fontinalis isolate EN_2023a chromosome 39, ASM2944872v1, whole genome shotgun sequence genome has a window encoding:
- the LOC129838828 gene encoding apoptotic protease-activating factor 1-like isoform X2: MAMMEEGARSCLLQSRSSLEQDIRASYLMDHMISDGVLTGDEEDRIRSKPTRREQAAALLELLLRKDNQAYISFYNALVRESYGDLASLLHNSLPLVSPEAEKSFSDGGTRYVQAVLSEGGVPQRPVVFVSRPALVNRVREKLYHLQKEPGWVTVFGMAGSGKSVLAAEAVRDHALITECFPGGVHWLSIGQLDRSDLLVRIQSLCFRLEQQSQEKDPSSSLHRPPGSLEEAKERLRFLMLRRYPRSLLILDDIWDNSVLKAFDIQCRVLLTTRDRSLADCVSGSKSEVAVESGLEEDQALEILALYVNGKPQRLPEQARSIVRECKGSPLVVSLIGALLREFPDRWAYYLHTLQQKKFKRIRKSSSYDYDALDQAMAASIQVLSEEHRELYIDLTVLEKDVKVPAKVLSVLWDLEPEEVEDVLQDFVNKSLLFRDCHHRPYLYYLHDLQLDFLAEMNRSGLECVCSRASTPRWCVSTSSATARVPPPQEMKSASTGSDSSPTTWPRPTSHRSCAL, encoded by the exons ATGGCGATGATGGAGGAAGGGGCACGGAGCTGCCTGCTTCAGTCACGCTCTAGTCTGGAGCAGGACATCAGGGCTTCCTACCTGATGGATCACATGATCAGTGACGGCGTGCTGACGGGGGACGAGGAGGACAGGATCAGGAGCAAG CCCACCAGGAGAGAGCAGGCGGCGGCCCTGCTGGAGCTGCTCCTGAGGAAGGATAACCAGGCCTACATCTCCTTCTACAACGCCCTGGTCCGCGAGAGCTACGGGGACCTGGCCAGCCTGCTCCACAACAGCCTGCCCCTGGTCTCCCCTGAGGCTGAGAAGAGCTTCTCAGACGGGGGCACCCGCTATG TCCAGGCGGTGCTGAGTGAGGGCGGCGTGCCCCAGAGACCCGTAGTGTTTGTGAGCCGGCCAGCCCTGGTGAACCGGGTCAGGGAGAAGCTCTACCACTTGCAGAAGGAGCCCGGCTGGGTCACTGTGTTCGGCATGGCCGGCTCCGGCAAGTCTGTCTTGGCTGCGGAGGCAGTCCGAGACCACGCACTCATCACAG AGTGTTTTCCAGGAGGAGTCCACTGGCTGTCCATAGGCCAGCTGGACCGGTCTGACCTGCTGGTTAGGATCCAGTCACTGTGTTTCCGCCTGGAGCAGCAGAGCCAGGAGAAAGACCCCTCATCCTCCCTCCACCGGCCTCCTGGCTCTCTGGAGGAGGCCAAGGAGCGACTACGCTTCCTCATGCTCCGTCGTTACCCCAG gtCGTTGCTGATACTGGATGACATCTGGGACAACTCGGTGCTCAAGGCCTTTGACATCCAGTGTCGAGTACTGCTCACCACCCGAGACAGAAGCCTAGCCGACTGTGTCAGCG gTTCTAAGTCTGAGGTGGCAGTGGAGAGTGGTCTGGAGGAGGATCAGGCCTTGGAGATCCTCGCCCTGTATGTCAACGGGAAACCCCAGAGACTCCCAGAACAGGCCCGCAGCATTGTCAGAGAGTGCAaag gcTCCCCCTTGGTGGTGTCCCTAATCGGGGCCCTGCTGCGGGAGTTCCCGGACCGCTGGGCCTACTACCTGCACACGCTCCAGCAGAAGAAGTTCAAGCGTATCCGTAAGTCGTCTTCGTATGACTACGATGCCCTTGACCAGGCCATGGCTGCCAGCATCCAGGTCCTGTCTGAGGAACACAGGGAGCTGTACATTGACCTCACCGTGCTGGAGAAGGACGTCAAAGTACCTGCCAAG GTTCTGTCGGTTCTGTGGGATCTAGAACCGGAGGAGGTGGAGGACGTTCTCCAGGACTTTGTGAACAAGTCCCTACTGTTCCGTGACTGTCACCACCGGccctacctctactacctccacGACCTCCAGCTGGACTTCCTGGCTGAGATGAACCGCTCTGGTCTAGAG tgtgtgtgttccagagccTCCACACCAAGGTGGTGCGTCAGTACCAGCAGCGCTACAGCCAGGGTCCCCCCACCTCAGGAGATGAAGAGTGCCTCTACTGGTTCAGATTCCTCACCTACCACATGGCCAAGGCCAACCTCACACAG GAGTTGTGCTCTCTGA
- the LOC129838940 gene encoding T-complex protein 11-like protein 2 translates to MPGNDERPTSMSTTVSEDASSDAESSSGRCNSITSASDFDCSRQSFTSDCSSSKHSSPSSSPPKTITLDDVMSSARDLSNLTLAHEIIVNRDFHVEQPHLPQNSLEKQVKDIVHKAFWDGLESELNDDPPEYEHTIKLLEEIREILLSFLSPGANRLRTQILEVLDMDLIRQQAHKEAVDIQGLASYIVTIMGKLCAPVRDNEVKKLRESPDNIMSMYKEIFRVLDLMKMDMVNFTIQSLRPDLQRQSVEYERAKFQSIVEKTPSALDHTTEWIKSSLEEVLFSMPTVEQPNGHGKAGKALPSPFLVFNSGFIRLLTWDYHKSPLPETLMTDEVRLRELQRRLQLLKAVASVLLIVYSAIGGPISGLPALAERLKRMASVLLEGMHRPDFNLSEALGNVSGQICCELNKSLTERNYPALPPELQVTLKGQITSITQENNPIRSLVEGRVQQYFRVLLATPNSHVNPPPTPGGLALIQPELTSLAVTFVSLINFNKQVYSPFYMMILKTLLFSNTAPPPAATTPQDPSIQNPVNSN, encoded by the exons ATGCCTGGGAATGACGAGCGGCCTACCTCCATGTCCACCACTGTTAGCGAGGACGCCAGCAGCGACGCCGAGTCGTCGTCGGGCCGCTGTAACAGCATCACGTCTGCCAGCGACTTTGACTGCTCCCGCCAGAGCTTCACCAGTGACTGCTCCAGCAGCAAGCACAGCTCGCCCTCCT CCAGCCCGCCCAAAACTATAACACTGGATGATGTCATGTCTTCTGCCCGGGACCTGTCCAACCTGACCCTGGCCCACGAGATCATTGTCAACCGTGACTTCCATGTGGAGCAGCCCCACCTACCTCAGAACAG TTTGGAGAAGCAAGTCAAAGATATAGTTCACAAGGCGTTCTGGGATGGCCTGGAGTCTGAGCTGAATGATGACCCACCAGAGTATGAGCACACCATCAAACTGCTGGAGGAGATCAGAGAG ATCCTGTTGTCTTTCCTGAGCCCGGGAGCCAATCGGCTGCGGACTCAGATCCTGGAGGTGCTGGACATGGATTTGATTCGCCAGCAGGCGCACAAGGAAGCGGTGGACATACAGGGCCTGGCCTCTTACATCGTCACCATCATGGGCAAGCTGTGTGCCCCAGTCCGTGACAACGAGGTCAAGAAGCTCCGCGAGAGCCCCGACAATATTATGTCAATGTACAA GGAGATCTTCCGGGTGCTGGACCTGATGAAGATGGACATGGTGAACTTTACCATCCAGAGCCTGCGGCCCGATCTGCAGAGGCAGTCAGTGGAGTATGAGAGGGCCAAGTTCCAGAGCATCGTGGAGAAGACTCCCA GTGCGTTGGACCATACCACTGAGTGGATCAAGTCCTCTCTGGAGGAAGTGCTTTTCTCCATGCCAACTGTGGAGCAGCCCAACGGCCATGGGAAGGCGGGGAAAGCCCTGCCAAGTCCCTTCCTGGTCTTCAACAGTGGATTCATCCGCCTCCTCACCTGGGACTACCACAAGAGCCCACTGCCTGAG ACCCTGATGACAGACGAGGTGCGTCTGCGGGAGCTCCAGCGGAGGCTCCAGCTGCTAAAGGCCGTGGCCTCCGTGCTGCTCATTGTCTACAGTGCCATCGGAGGGCCCATCTCGGGGCTGCCCGCACTGGCCGAGCGCCTCAAGAGGATGGCCAGCGTGCTCCTGGAGGGCATGCACAGACC GGACTTTAACCTGTCAGAGGCTTTGGGGAACGTCAGTGGTCAGATCTGCTGTGAGCTCAACAAGTCCCTGACTGAGAGGAACTACCCAGCCTTGCCCCCAGAACTCCAGGTCACACTCAAGGGCCAGATCACCAGCATCACCCAGGAAAACAACCCTATCCGCAGTCTTGTGG AGGGAAGGGTCCAGCAGTACTTCCGGGTGCTCCTCGCCACGCCCAACTCTCACGTGAATCCGCCCCCGACGCCCGGAGGCCTGGCCCTGATCCAACCGGAGCTCACCTCCTTGGCGGTCACCTTCGTCAGCCTGATCAACTTCAACAAGCAGGTCTACAGCCCCTTCTACATGATGATCCTCAAGACCCTGCTCTTCAGTAACACGGCGCCTCCACCGGCAGCCACAACACCTCAGGACCCCAGCATACAGAACCCTGTGAACTCCAACTAG